Proteins from one Cellulosilyticum lentocellum DSM 5427 genomic window:
- the rsgA gene encoding ribosome small subunit-dependent GTPase A has protein sequence MIDLRRLGYIEQVVDIEGDYLLGRIVAVHRELYKVICNSGERDAVLKASIYHHGETGEIFPTVGDFVLIDYNASGSSRIVKTLERKSYFSRKDPDVGRGEQVVAANFDYVFILMSLNHDFNLKRLERYLAASWQSGGIPVVVLTKADLTPNYEDLVKQVADTAIGVEVIVISSKTGFGLENLNKFIQPGKTIVCLGSSGVGKSSLVNALLGADCMKTSGIREEDSKGHHTTTHRQLLFLENGAMLIDTPGMRELGMWDITTGLGETFVDIEGLIQQCKFSDCTHHNEPGCAINEALINGDLLPTRWQSYLKLQKEAAYSANKALYFQRVKEKAKSNAKFIKQKKQARNKDQYNKGDF, from the coding sequence ATGATAGATTTAAGAAGATTAGGATATATTGAGCAAGTAGTTGATATTGAAGGAGATTACCTATTAGGACGTATTGTTGCAGTTCATAGAGAACTTTATAAGGTGATATGTAATAGTGGAGAAAGAGATGCCGTATTAAAGGCGAGTATTTATCATCATGGAGAAACAGGAGAGATATTTCCGACGGTAGGAGACTTTGTACTTATTGATTATAATGCAAGTGGCAGTAGCCGTATCGTAAAGACTTTAGAGCGCAAGTCTTACTTTTCTAGAAAGGATCCAGATGTAGGCAGAGGAGAGCAAGTAGTAGCTGCTAACTTTGATTATGTGTTTATACTGATGTCTTTAAACCATGATTTTAATTTAAAACGTTTAGAACGTTACCTAGCAGCAAGTTGGCAAAGTGGGGGCATTCCTGTAGTCGTATTAACAAAAGCAGATTTAACCCCTAACTATGAGGACTTAGTAAAGCAGGTAGCTGATACAGCAATAGGGGTAGAGGTAATTGTCATTAGTTCTAAGACAGGATTTGGTTTAGAAAACCTAAACAAATTTATACAACCTGGTAAAACCATAGTATGTTTAGGTTCATCAGGTGTAGGAAAATCAAGTTTAGTAAATGCTCTCTTAGGAGCAGATTGTATGAAGACTAGTGGCATAAGGGAAGAAGATTCTAAAGGGCATCATACGACTACTCATAGGCAATTATTATTTCTAGAAAATGGGGCTATGCTGATTGATACACCTGGAATGAGAGAATTAGGTATGTGGGATATTACTACAGGCCTAGGAGAGACCTTTGTAGATATAGAAGGTCTAATACAGCAATGTAAATTTTCTGATTGCACACATCATAATGAACCAGGTTGTGCTATTAATGAAGCACTGATAAATGGCGATTTATTACCTACAAGATGGCAAAGCTATTTAAAATTGCAGAAGGAAGCAGCCTATAGTGCTAATAAGGCATTATATTTTCAAAGAGTAAAAGAAAAGGCTAAAAGCAATGCCAAGTTTATTAAACAAAAGAAACAAGCCAGAAATAAGGATCAGTATAATAAGGGGGATTTTTAA
- the abc-f gene encoding ribosomal protection-like ABC-F family protein: protein MTAILQGKHISKEFGDKVILNDINFEIESGKKIGIVGSNGAGKTTLADIITNTVKPTSGQLLCQYSGMDIGYMKQATEYLDLEQTLSGGERTKKLLTQLLYSKKDFLVLDEPTNHLDYEGVKWLIKQIKAFKGAVVIISHDRFFLDQCIDSIMEIDQGKIVNYNGNYSFYREEKRRRYESQLHLFMEQEKLKSQIRGQIEELKGWSEKAHRESRKKAIATGNKFGGKEYNRVKAKKMDKAVKSRIKRLEKIEVGGLIKPEEEIKVLFQLEATKKVGDTILQAKDIRKFYGNKLIFNQSSFYVKRGEKIGVYGVNGCGKSTLVKAILKQVPLEGEIRISEERKIGYISQDVLDIKEEKSILQVFETTNKEEERQIRMALVQMGFSNDRLYDKAEVLSLGERMKLKLLLLIRQGCEVLILDEPTNHIDLHVREQLEETLKDYNGTLILVTHDRYMLEQLCDKLLVFENQIIRRYEYGIREYLERKEQKQVAQDETHRKEMKSNKEDKMLLENEIAYIIGQLSREKQGTPMYEELDNKYQELIKKRNGF from the coding sequence ATGACAGCTATTTTACAAGGAAAGCATATTAGTAAAGAGTTTGGTGACAAAGTAATATTAAATGATATTAATTTTGAGATTGAATCAGGAAAAAAGATAGGAATAGTAGGAAGTAATGGGGCAGGTAAAACAACGTTAGCTGATATAATTACCAATACAGTTAAGCCTACAAGTGGTCAGCTCCTTTGTCAATATAGTGGTATGGATATAGGATATATGAAGCAAGCTACAGAGTATTTAGATTTAGAACAAACATTGAGCGGAGGAGAGAGGACAAAGAAACTTTTAACACAACTTCTTTATAGTAAGAAAGATTTTCTAGTGCTAGATGAGCCAACTAATCACCTGGATTATGAAGGGGTAAAGTGGCTTATTAAACAAATAAAAGCTTTTAAAGGGGCAGTTGTTATCATATCACATGACCGCTTTTTTCTAGACCAATGTATTGATAGTATTATGGAAATTGATCAAGGGAAGATCGTTAATTATAACGGAAATTATTCCTTTTACAGAGAAGAGAAAAGGAGACGATATGAGAGTCAGCTCCATTTATTTATGGAACAAGAGAAACTTAAATCACAAATTAGAGGACAAATAGAAGAACTAAAGGGATGGTCTGAAAAAGCTCATAGAGAGTCTCGTAAAAAGGCAATTGCTACAGGAAATAAGTTCGGGGGAAAAGAGTACAATAGGGTAAAAGCTAAAAAAATGGATAAGGCAGTTAAGTCTAGAATTAAAAGATTAGAAAAAATAGAAGTAGGTGGCTTAATAAAACCAGAAGAAGAAATAAAAGTATTATTTCAGCTAGAAGCCACTAAAAAAGTTGGAGATACTATCTTACAAGCAAAAGATATTCGTAAATTCTATGGGAATAAGTTGATTTTTAACCAAAGTTCCTTTTACGTCAAAAGAGGAGAGAAGATAGGGGTATATGGTGTTAATGGTTGTGGCAAATCAACCTTAGTTAAAGCAATATTAAAACAAGTACCACTTGAAGGAGAAATAAGAATTAGTGAAGAAAGGAAGATTGGCTATATCAGCCAGGATGTTTTAGATATAAAGGAGGAGAAAAGTATCTTGCAGGTATTTGAAACCACCAATAAAGAAGAAGAGCGTCAAATACGTATGGCACTTGTACAAATGGGTTTTTCCAATGATCGCTTGTATGATAAAGCCGAGGTTCTTAGTTTAGGAGAGCGTATGAAGCTCAAATTATTGCTTCTTATTCGTCAAGGATGTGAAGTACTTATTCTAGATGAGCCTACTAATCATATAGATCTTCATGTTAGAGAGCAGCTAGAAGAGACACTTAAAGATTACAATGGAACCCTGATTTTGGTAACACATGACAGGTATATGTTAGAGCAGCTGTGTGATAAATTATTAGTTTTTGAAAACCAGATCATTAGACGTTATGAATATGGCATTAGAGAGTACTTAGAAAGAAAAGAACAAAAACAAGTAGCACAAGATGAAACTCATAGAAAAGAAATGAAGAGCAATAAAGAAGATAAGATGTTATTAGAAAATGAAATAGCATACATCATAGGACAGTTAAGTAGAGAAAAGCAAGGAACACCAATGTATGAGGAGCTAGATAATAAATACCAAGAATTAATAAAAAAAAGAAATGGATTTTGA
- a CDS encoding NUDIX hydrolase — protein MNYKQEILAYSPVNAQEMSEKKVILEYIERFPDTILLRENEFAHLTSSGFIMNEMLDKVLMVHHNIYKTWAWTGGHADGDEDLLHVALKEATEETGVKHIKPLMNTIASLDILPVWGHIKRGCYVPTHMHLSVAYILIADEKEAVEINREENSGVMWIPIEELEKYCNEPEILVVYHKLIQQAKNCVANKA, from the coding sequence ATGAATTATAAGCAAGAAATATTAGCTTATTCACCTGTAAATGCTCAGGAAATGAGCGAGAAGAAAGTGATACTAGAATATATTGAAAGATTCCCTGATACTATATTATTGAGAGAAAATGAATTTGCTCATCTTACAAGTTCAGGCTTTATTATGAATGAGATGCTAGATAAGGTACTTATGGTCCATCATAATATTTATAAGACATGGGCATGGACTGGAGGACATGCTGATGGGGATGAAGATTTATTACATGTAGCACTTAAAGAAGCAACAGAAGAAACAGGGGTAAAGCATATTAAACCACTCATGAATACCATAGCTTCATTAGATATTCTACCTGTATGGGGGCATATTAAAAGAGGATGTTATGTACCGACACATATGCATCTATCAGTTGCCTATATACTTATTGCAGATGAAAAGGAAGCTGTAGAAATAAATAGAGAAGAAAATAGTGGTGTCATGTGGATTCCGATAGAAGAACTTGAAAAGTATTGCAATGAACCAGAAATATTAGTGGTGTATCATAAGTTGATACAACAGGCCAAAAATTGTGTAGCCAATAAAGCATAA
- a CDS encoding HIT family protein: MNFDNDCFYCVKDHRLTDIMIKICDLEASTLYLFKEQTYRGRCLVAYKEHKSELFDLSDDERNAFMKDVARVAKAMSEAFGAYKINYGAYADKMTHLHYHIVPKYEGGPGFGGTFEMMPEPKVLLSEAEYEELIRRIKEKL, encoded by the coding sequence ATGAATTTTGATAATGACTGTTTTTATTGTGTGAAAGACCATCGTTTAACAGATATTATGATTAAAATCTGTGATCTAGAGGCAAGTACTCTGTATTTATTTAAGGAGCAAACTTATAGAGGAAGATGCTTAGTTGCGTATAAAGAACATAAAAGCGAGTTATTTGATTTAAGTGATGATGAAAGAAACGCTTTTATGAAGGATGTGGCTAGAGTAGCTAAGGCAATGAGTGAAGCTTTTGGTGCTTATAAGATTAACTATGGTGCTTATGCAGATAAGATGACTCATTTACACTATCATATTGTTCCTAAATATGAAGGGGGACCAGGTTTTGGAGGAACTTTTGAAATGATGCCAGAGCCTAAAGTACTTTTAAGTGAAGCAGAATATGAAGAACTTATTAGAAGAATTAAAGAAAAACTTTAA
- a CDS encoding SPL family radical SAM protein, whose amino-acid sequence MEFIPAKTMLSYAKGEHWFGIDYNMNIYKGCCHGCIYCDSRSSCYGIESFDEVKAKKDALLILHNELRRKVKTGIIGTGAMSDPYNPFEKQYGLTRGALELINQYGFGVAIATKSPLITRDIDILKAINNHSPVIAKITITAYKDDLCKIIEPRVAPSSERFKAIKALAEAGIFTGVLMMPVLPFIADNEENIKSIVVKAAASGARFIYPAIGMTLRENQREWYFEKLDQYFPGIKEEYIQHYGNQYECRSVDFAKLRKLFVRECEKYGLLYKMPDIIKASRKNHEVEQLSLF is encoded by the coding sequence ATGGAATTTATACCAGCAAAGACCATGTTATCCTATGCTAAAGGAGAACATTGGTTTGGAATAGACTATAATATGAATATTTATAAAGGCTGCTGCCATGGATGTATTTATTGTGATAGTCGTAGTAGCTGTTATGGCATAGAAAGCTTTGATGAGGTTAAAGCAAAGAAAGATGCGCTTTTAATACTGCATAATGAACTGAGGCGTAAGGTAAAAACAGGCATTATAGGTACAGGAGCTATGTCAGATCCTTATAATCCATTTGAAAAACAATATGGGCTAACAAGAGGTGCATTGGAACTTATTAATCAATATGGTTTTGGAGTAGCAATTGCTACCAAAAGTCCGTTAATTACTAGAGATATAGATATTTTAAAAGCAATCAATAATCATTCACCAGTTATTGCAAAAATAACTATAACTGCTTATAAAGATGATTTGTGTAAAATCATAGAGCCGAGAGTAGCCCCCTCATCTGAAAGATTCAAAGCAATTAAGGCTTTAGCTGAGGCAGGTATTTTTACTGGAGTATTGATGATGCCAGTACTTCCATTTATAGCAGATAATGAAGAAAATATTAAATCAATTGTAGTTAAGGCGGCAGCTTCAGGTGCTAGATTTATCTATCCTGCTATTGGAATGACCTTAAGAGAGAATCAACGAGAATGGTATTTTGAAAAATTAGATCAATATTTCCCGGGAATTAAAGAGGAGTATATTCAGCATTATGGTAATCAATATGAGTGTAGGAGTGTTGATTTTGCTAAGCTTAGAAAGCTATTTGTCAGAGAGTGTGAAAAGTATGGTTTGCTATATAAGATGCCAGATATTATTAAAGCCAGTAGGAAAAATCATGAAGTAGAGCAGTTAAGTCTGTTTTAA
- the aroB gene encoding 3-dehydroquinate synthase encodes MSKFYVELKRVVDDSYDIEIGHNLFNTLIRELKGNLGQGISRYAIITDSVVKELYGDKLYELMLKEGFNVDLLSFPAGETSKVRRTKEILEDTMLEKGHKRDSCIIALGGGVVTDLAGFVAGTFGRGIPFINYSTTILGAADASVGGKTAVDTELATNLIGLIYQPKKVYIDLATWGTLPIQQVSNGLAETIKHACMADIEFFEFLEEYIAQLLTNEGVTERQKEICIHIAEMNCKIKYEVVKLDEREANLRQILNLGHTVGRAIETLSDYTLLHGEAVAIGMASQVRIGQKLGYISEKEADRVIALYEKTGLSTHIPAHITTQELVSKLYTDKKVRKGKIRFVFQEGIGKIKQYDDGNYSIALEETFISEAIEEMRNK; translated from the coding sequence ATGAGTAAATTCTACGTAGAACTAAAAAGAGTGGTAGATGATTCTTATGATATTGAAATAGGGCATAACCTTTTTAATACACTTATTAGAGAGTTAAAAGGAAATTTAGGACAAGGCATTAGCAGATATGCTATCATAACAGACTCAGTCGTAAAAGAATTATATGGTGATAAGCTGTATGAACTAATGCTTAAGGAAGGGTTTAATGTAGATTTATTAAGCTTCCCAGCTGGAGAAACTTCTAAAGTGAGACGTACTAAGGAAATACTAGAAGATACTATGTTAGAAAAAGGGCATAAAAGAGATAGCTGCATTATTGCATTAGGTGGAGGCGTAGTAACAGACCTGGCTGGATTCGTTGCAGGGACTTTTGGCAGGGGGATTCCTTTTATTAATTATTCAACTACTATTTTAGGCGCAGCAGATGCTTCAGTAGGAGGAAAGACAGCTGTAGATACAGAGCTTGCTACCAATTTAATAGGTCTTATTTATCAACCTAAAAAAGTATACATTGATTTAGCAACTTGGGGCACTTTGCCTATTCAACAAGTAAGTAATGGATTAGCAGAGACTATTAAACATGCTTGTATGGCAGATATAGAGTTTTTTGAATTCTTAGAAGAATATATAGCCCAGCTTTTAACCAATGAGGGTGTTACAGAGAGGCAAAAAGAAATATGTATCCATATTGCTGAAATGAATTGTAAGATTAAGTATGAGGTAGTTAAGCTAGATGAAAGGGAAGCAAATTTAAGGCAGATTTTAAATCTAGGTCATACCGTAGGTCGTGCTATAGAAACCTTAAGTGACTATACGCTTTTACATGGTGAGGCTGTTGCTATTGGAATGGCTAGCCAAGTTAGAATAGGACAAAAACTAGGATATATAAGTGAGAAAGAAGCTGATAGGGTTATTGCACTTTATGAAAAAACAGGACTTAGTACTCATATTCCAGCACATATTACAACTCAGGAACTAGTAAGTAAATTATATACAGATAAAAAGGTAAGAAAAGGGAAAATACGTTTTGTTTTTCAAGAAGGAATAGGTAAGATTAAGCAATATGATGATGGGAACTATTCTATTGCTCTAGAGGAGACATTTATATCTGAAGCTATTGAGGAAATGCGAAATAAATAA
- a CDS encoding ATP-binding protein, giving the protein MKEFLDKIRDRILIVNAEGKIEFCNKCLLEDLQYTLSAYQEKKLDKFLIPGEVKFISWEELLRLGHTKFLVSLRNINDEEISYEGILNIGKWNEEQIYYIILRENEPIYNVKELERLLDKLPFVVWLKDQEKKYRFVNECFINKASALTQHLERSSILGKNDEDIWNQEFTRIIQEGEDELLIKKEAICYEKVIEIDNKQRWYQFNFIPITSSSGQVQYILGMREEITLYKKMERQLDKNYYKEYMRNKLYTQDIELGSEHIKYLYQMKGINGSIQEVLEEIEADGIIIGIYNKAKNSLYCTYKEGMESCELDLMDEIKLTNSFRDEMISGGNLWGIKLAHDYYKYIDIEQREAFKVKDLSYLGCYPIVLEDELLGILICSYSNLANANPSRETQIFKLSRQLALIIQNEVLTKVVKRELEKREELEEELQNFAETASDLMAIIAMDGRVEKVNGAWESVLGWKPSELIGRSSSDFVYREDQQRFFEKKFCINNERAVRGIICRGYCKNKSYKWIEWSIKYTSNKQYYVCTGRDISKQKEQEEARKVYEEALQIEKIKSEFFANMSHEFRTPLNIILATVQLLEKGIKQGHINVQPNFDLVKYLSTVKQNTYRILRLSNNIMELTSIDTGHYKMKLENLNIVNVIEETTLSVADYIESRGITLLFDTDVEEVITACDAEKLERIILNILSNSVKYTYRGGIISVNLSLQDEGLIVVVKDTGVGIPKEKLTTIFNPFIQVDSLLTRKCEGSGIGLALVKSLVKMHEGTIDAKSELGKGTEIVIKFPIRVLEDSEVEPLEFEPRIEQTKMEFSDIYNLY; this is encoded by the coding sequence ATGAAAGAGTTTCTAGATAAAATAAGAGATAGAATTTTAATTGTTAATGCTGAGGGTAAAATAGAATTTTGTAACAAATGCTTACTAGAAGACTTACAATACACATTATCTGCTTATCAAGAGAAGAAACTAGATAAATTCCTGATTCCAGGAGAAGTAAAATTTATAAGTTGGGAAGAGTTATTAAGACTTGGGCATACTAAATTTTTAGTAAGTTTGAGGAATATAAATGATGAGGAAATAAGTTATGAAGGTATATTAAATATAGGGAAATGGAACGAAGAGCAAATATATTATATTATTTTGAGAGAAAATGAACCCATATATAATGTAAAAGAGCTAGAAAGATTATTAGATAAATTACCTTTTGTAGTGTGGCTTAAAGATCAAGAAAAAAAGTATAGGTTTGTAAATGAATGCTTTATTAATAAAGCATCAGCACTAACACAGCACTTAGAACGAAGCAGTATACTAGGAAAGAATGATGAAGACATCTGGAACCAAGAATTTACTCGTATTATTCAAGAGGGAGAAGATGAACTTCTAATAAAAAAAGAGGCAATTTGTTATGAGAAAGTTATAGAAATAGACAATAAACAGAGATGGTATCAATTTAATTTTATTCCTATTACAAGTAGTTCAGGCCAGGTCCAGTACATTTTGGGTATGAGAGAAGAGATAACACTATATAAAAAAATGGAGCGTCAGCTAGATAAAAATTATTATAAAGAATATATGAGAAATAAATTGTATACCCAAGATATAGAGCTTGGAAGTGAACACATTAAATACTTATATCAAATGAAGGGGATTAATGGAAGTATTCAAGAAGTATTAGAAGAAATTGAGGCAGATGGCATCATTATAGGTATTTATAATAAAGCTAAAAATAGTTTATACTGTACATACAAAGAAGGAATGGAATCTTGTGAGTTAGATTTAATGGATGAAATTAAATTAACTAATAGTTTTAGAGATGAAATGATAAGTGGAGGTAACTTATGGGGCATAAAATTAGCACATGACTATTATAAGTACATAGACATTGAACAGAGAGAGGCATTCAAAGTAAAAGATTTAAGCTATCTAGGATGTTATCCTATAGTGCTAGAAGATGAGCTTTTAGGAATCCTTATCTGTAGCTATAGTAACTTAGCTAATGCTAATCCAAGTAGGGAAACACAAATTTTCAAGCTTTCAAGACAACTGGCATTAATTATACAGAATGAGGTATTAACAAAAGTTGTCAAGAGAGAACTAGAGAAGCGAGAAGAATTAGAAGAAGAATTACAAAACTTTGCAGAAACTGCAAGTGACCTTATGGCCATAATAGCAATGGATGGACGTGTTGAGAAAGTAAATGGAGCATGGGAGTCTGTATTAGGTTGGAAACCTAGTGAACTGATAGGACGTTCTTCTAGTGATTTTGTTTATAGAGAAGATCAGCAACGCTTTTTTGAAAAAAAATTTTGTATAAACAATGAGCGCGCTGTAAGAGGAATTATATGTAGAGGTTATTGTAAAAATAAAAGTTATAAATGGATTGAGTGGAGTATAAAATATACTAGTAATAAGCAGTATTATGTCTGCACAGGTAGAGATATCTCAAAGCAAAAAGAACAGGAAGAGGCAAGAAAAGTCTATGAAGAGGCACTGCAAATAGAAAAAATAAAAAGTGAATTTTTTGCTAATATGTCGCATGAATTCAGAACACCACTTAATATTATTCTAGCAACAGTACAATTATTAGAAAAGGGGATAAAACAAGGTCATATCAATGTGCAGCCTAATTTTGATTTGGTGAAATACTTAAGCACGGTTAAGCAGAATACTTATAGAATATTAAGATTATCTAACAACATTATGGAACTAACAAGTATTGATACTGGACATTACAAGATGAAGCTAGAAAATTTAAATATTGTTAATGTCATAGAAGAAACAACTTTATCTGTAGCAGATTACATTGAGAGTAGAGGGATTACTTTACTGTTTGATACAGATGTAGAAGAAGTTATTACAGCATGTGATGCGGAGAAGCTAGAACGCATCATATTAAATATCTTATCTAACTCTGTTAAGTATACATATAGAGGAGGAATAATATCAGTTAATCTCTCATTGCAAGATGAAGGTCTTATAGTAGTAGTAAAGGATACCGGGGTAGGTATTCCAAAAGAAAAGCTTACTACTATATTTAATCCATTTATTCAAGTTGACTCTCTTTTAACCAGAAAGTGTGAAGGGAGTGGAATTGGACTAGCATTGGTTAAGTCACTTGTGAAAATGCATGAAGGAACAATTGATGCGAAAAGTGAATTGGGTAAGGGAACTGAGATTGTCATAAAATTCCCTATTAGAGTGCTTGAGGATAGCGAGGTTGAACCTTTAGAGTTTGAACCTAGAATAGAACAAACCAAAATGGAGTTCTCAGATATTTATAATTTGTATTAA
- the clpA gene encoding ATP-dependent Clp protease ATP-binding subunit ClpA has product MYISKVVSRLIMKAKELACNYKHEYITPEHILLVMCDVSVFCEAFEACNGDIQVLKTNLEGYLEENLEKKEDIEPIESFSLQQVYIRSSEQVINSGKEQIELDHLLSGIMGLPESYGVYYILEQGVTLRDLLFELCHAQDDDSTQLEKPSDEEEEEQTTSEEKDIESIAKYVTNLNKVVAASNEPLIGREEILKRTIQVLCRKNKNNPIHIGEPGVGKTAITMGIAQLLNEGKVPKVLEGAQIFSLDLGATLAGTQYRGDFEKRLKKILDILKKQYKPIVYIDEIHNIVGAGSLGAGSLDASNLLKPYLTEGSIKFIGATTFEEYKKYVEKDKGLVRRFQAIEVLEPSIEEAITILRGLKSSYEAYHGVTYTDEAIRGAVQLSQQYMNDRFLPDKAIDLLDEAGAYYTVYDSGSKNRKKKPIIDLSIIEQTLSKICHIPQQKIEKNEVQVLGQLEQNLKKQVFGQDKAIEQVVMSIKLSRAGLSEMNKPIASLLFVGPTGVGKTEIAKCLANELGIKLIRFDMSEYTEKHTASKLIGSPPGYIGYEEGGLLTDAIRKSPYCVLLLDEIEKAHQDIYNILLQVMDYATLTDNKGRKADFRNVILIMTSNAGASRIGKNLVGFGERKIQGEAINDEVKKVFSPEFRNRLSSIIAFNHITEDMALLIVRKELSKLKKVAKEKGIKLSFNQKCIEYIVTKGVSAEYGAREISRLIESKIKPLLAQEILFGSLNEGGSCKISLVEEEFKIKVN; this is encoded by the coding sequence GTGTATATTTCAAAGGTTGTCAGTAGGCTTATTATGAAAGCTAAAGAACTGGCTTGTAATTATAAACATGAATACATTACACCTGAGCACATATTGCTAGTTATGTGTGATGTATCTGTATTTTGTGAAGCATTTGAAGCTTGTAATGGAGATATTCAAGTGCTCAAAACTAATTTAGAGGGATATCTGGAAGAAAACCTAGAAAAGAAAGAAGATATAGAACCAATAGAAAGTTTTAGCTTACAGCAAGTATATATACGATCAAGTGAACAGGTAATTAATAGTGGGAAAGAACAGATTGAATTAGATCACTTGCTATCAGGGATTATGGGTTTGCCAGAAAGTTATGGTGTTTATTATATTTTAGAGCAGGGCGTTACTTTAAGGGATTTATTATTCGAGCTTTGTCATGCACAAGATGATGATAGCACACAACTAGAGAAGCCTTCTGATGAAGAGGAAGAGGAACAAACTACTTCAGAAGAAAAGGATATAGAGAGTATAGCCAAGTATGTAACCAATCTAAATAAAGTTGTAGCAGCAAGTAATGAGCCACTTATAGGACGAGAAGAAATCTTGAAACGTACAATACAAGTACTTTGTAGAAAAAACAAGAATAATCCTATTCATATAGGTGAACCTGGAGTGGGAAAAACAGCTATTACAATGGGAATTGCACAATTATTAAATGAGGGAAAGGTTCCTAAAGTATTAGAAGGGGCTCAAATTTTCAGCTTGGATTTAGGAGCCACTTTAGCAGGTACACAATATAGAGGAGATTTTGAAAAGCGTTTAAAAAAGATTTTGGATATTTTAAAGAAGCAATATAAACCTATTGTTTATATAGATGAGATTCATAATATCGTGGGAGCAGGTTCTTTAGGAGCAGGTTCTTTAGATGCATCTAATTTATTAAAACCATACTTAACAGAAGGAAGTATAAAGTTTATTGGTGCGACTACTTTTGAAGAATATAAAAAGTATGTTGAAAAAGATAAAGGGCTTGTTAGAAGATTTCAAGCTATTGAAGTATTAGAACCTAGTATAGAAGAGGCTATTACTATTTTAAGAGGATTAAAGTCTAGTTATGAAGCTTATCATGGGGTAACCTATACAGATGAAGCCATTAGAGGTGCTGTACAATTAAGTCAGCAATATATGAATGATCGATTTCTACCAGATAAGGCTATAGATTTACTTGATGAGGCAGGAGCCTATTATACAGTATATGATAGTGGTTCTAAAAATCGTAAAAAGAAACCTATTATAGATTTATCTATTATAGAGCAGACATTATCTAAGATATGTCATATACCGCAGCAAAAGATAGAAAAAAATGAAGTACAGGTATTAGGACAATTAGAACAGAACCTAAAAAAACAAGTATTTGGACAGGATAAAGCAATCGAACAAGTAGTGATGAGTATTAAATTATCTAGAGCAGGGCTAAGTGAAATGAATAAGCCTATAGCTAGCTTACTTTTTGTAGGACCAACAGGAGTAGGTAAAACTGAAATTGCAAAATGTTTAGCTAATGAGTTAGGTATCAAGCTGATACGTTTTGATATGAGTGAATATACAGAAAAGCATACTGCCTCAAAGCTAATAGGTTCACCACCGGGATATATAGGGTATGAAGAAGGCGGTTTATTAACAGATGCAATTAGAAAGTCTCCCTACTGTGTACTTTTACTGGATGAAATAGAAAAAGCACATCAAGATATCTATAATATCTTACTTCAAGTCATGGACTATGCAACGCTTACAGACAATAAGGGACGCAAGGCTGACTTTAGAAATGTTATTTTAATTATGACATCTAATGCAGGTGCTTCAAGAATAGGTAAAAACCTTGTGGGATTTGGTGAAAGAAAGATTCAAGGAGAAGCAATTAATGATGAAGTTAAGAAAGTATTTTCTCCTGAATTTAGAAATCGTTTATCAAGTATTATTGCATTTAATCATATTACAGAAGATATGGCATTATTAATTGTACGAAAAGAGCTTAGTAAGCTTAAAAAAGTGGCAAAAGAAAAAGGAATTAAACTAAGCTTTAATCAAAAATGTATAGAATATATAGTCACAAAGGGAGTTTCTGCGGAGTATGGAGCACGAGAAATTTCACGTTTAATAGAAAGTAAAATAAAGCCTCTTTTGGCACAAGAAATTTTATTTGGAAGTTTAAATGAAGGTGGAAGTTGTAAAATCAGTTTAGTAGAAGAAGAGTTTAAAATAAAAGTTAATTAA
- a CDS encoding ATP-dependent Clp protease adaptor ClpS — protein sequence MKPNHDLNQKIKAKVKLPKQYQVIMFNDDYTTMEFVVEVLTQIFNKSAAEAEKIMMDVHKAGHGVAGIYSYDIAMTKAGTAMSWAKEEGFPFKLSVEEV from the coding sequence ATGAAACCAAATCATGATTTAAACCAAAAAATAAAAGCTAAGGTAAAATTGCCTAAGCAATATCAGGTTATTATGTTTAACGATGATTACACAACAATGGAATTTGTTGTTGAGGTATTAACACAGATATTTAATAAGAGTGCAGCAGAGGCAGAAAAGATTATGATGGATGTTCATAAAGCAGGGCATGGTGTGGCTGGTATTTACTCATATGATATTGCAATGACTAAAGCTGGAACAGCTATGTCTTGGGCAAAAGAAGAAGGATTTCCATTTAAACTAAGTGTAGAAGAGGTGTAG